The Neochlamydia sp. S13 genome has a segment encoding these proteins:
- the waaC gene encoding lipopolysaccharide heptosyltransferase I — translation MRILIVKTSSLGDIIHGFPVLAFLHQQFPEIKVDWVVEKSFAEIVKSHPLVERAIEIDTKSWRKKLFSLKTWSSILSFRSALQQQEYAAVIDLQGNTKSAIATFLARSAHKVGFGAKSLHEWPNRWVTHHHFDPPKELNVRDENVYLAQHYFQCYSPLKEEKLILNLSKEQKGVFDLLWAKIKELPGQKILVCAGSAWRNKRLSYEALESFLYEISSNLKVSLILVWGNAEELAIAQKLQSALATNVSLLDKVSLAVLQNLMSRMDAVIAMDSLPLHLAGMSGTPSFSVFGASSARKYKPKGSLHEAIQGECPYGRTFERRCPVLRSCPTGLCIRGLSGKYLFQQFAHFYSQLKN, via the coding sequence ATGAGAATATTGATCGTTAAAACTTCTTCACTAGGGGATATTATCCATGGTTTTCCGGTTCTTGCTTTTCTCCATCAACAATTTCCGGAGATTAAAGTGGATTGGGTAGTGGAAAAGAGCTTTGCCGAAATTGTTAAAAGCCATCCCTTAGTTGAACGCGCCATTGAAATAGATACAAAAAGTTGGCGAAAAAAGCTTTTTAGCTTAAAAACATGGAGCAGCATATTAAGCTTTCGCTCAGCCCTACAACAGCAAGAATATGCTGCTGTGATTGACCTGCAAGGTAACACTAAGTCTGCCATTGCTACTTTTTTAGCAAGAAGTGCTCATAAAGTAGGGTTTGGAGCTAAATCTCTCCATGAGTGGCCTAACCGGTGGGTAACCCATCATCATTTCGATCCTCCCAAAGAGCTAAATGTGCGAGATGAAAATGTATATCTGGCTCAGCACTATTTTCAATGCTATTCTCCCTTAAAAGAAGAAAAATTAATTTTAAATTTAAGTAAGGAACAAAAAGGCGTTTTTGATCTTCTTTGGGCCAAGATAAAAGAGCTACCTGGACAAAAGATTTTAGTCTGTGCAGGCTCTGCTTGGAGAAATAAAAGGCTTTCTTATGAAGCCCTGGAAAGCTTTTTATATGAAATTTCTAGCAACCTGAAAGTTTCTCTTATTTTAGTATGGGGAAATGCCGAGGAATTAGCCATAGCACAAAAGCTTCAGTCTGCCCTGGCGACAAACGTAAGCCTTTTGGACAAAGTTTCTCTTGCGGTTTTACAAAATTTAATGAGTCGGATGGATGCTGTTATTGCGATGGATTCCTTGCCTTTACATCTAGCTGGAATGTCGGGGACACCTTCTTTTAGTGTGTTCGGAGCTTCTTCTGCTCGTAAATATAAGCCTAAAGGTAGCCTACATGAAGCTATACAAGGGGAGTGCCCTTATGGACGGACTTTTGAAAGGCGCTGCCCTGTATTAAGGTCTTGTCCTACGGGATTGTGTATTCGCGGATTATCAGGAAAGTATTTGTTTCAGCAGTTTGCCCATTTTTATTCGCAGTTAAAAAATTAA
- the infC gene encoding translation initiation factor IF-3, with translation MEFRLKVNREIRAPRVRLITQTGEQIGVVPLHEALARAEENGLDLVEISAGSNPPVCKIINYGKFRYDQTKREKESKKAQHQVKVKEIKVKPNIDIHDLETKIRHARDFIAKGNKVKLTCMFRGREMAHPEIGEKVLRKVCEDLEEIATVESPSKLFGRMLIVILAPGGKKKKEGAKGLSNESQPTREEESA, from the coding sequence GTGGAATTTCGGTTGAAAGTTAACAGAGAAATACGTGCTCCGCGCGTTCGTTTGATTACGCAAACTGGTGAGCAAATTGGTGTAGTCCCTTTGCATGAGGCCTTAGCTAGAGCTGAAGAAAATGGATTAGATTTGGTAGAAATATCAGCAGGCTCTAATCCACCCGTATGTAAGATTATCAACTACGGCAAATTTCGTTACGATCAAACGAAACGGGAAAAAGAGAGTAAGAAAGCTCAACATCAAGTTAAAGTAAAAGAAATTAAGGTCAAGCCGAATATTGATATCCATGACCTAGAGACAAAGATTAGACATGCTCGAGATTTTATCGCTAAAGGCAATAAAGTCAAGTTAACATGCATGTTTAGAGGGCGAGAGATGGCTCATCCAGAGATTGGAGAAAAGGTTCTTCGTAAAGTGTGCGAAGATCTAGAAGAAATCGCTACTGTAGAGTCTCCTTCTAAGCTATTTGGAAGAATGCTCATTGTCATATTAGCACCTGGTGGAAAGAAGAAAAAAGAAGGCGCGAAAGGCCTCTCGAATGAGAGCCAGCCTACCAGGGAAGAAGAAAGCGCATAG
- a CDS encoding MazG family protein produces the protein MQEFNQLIEIIERLLAPEGCPWDQAQTLHSLRSSLLEECCEVIEAIDLGHNSHIQEELGDLFFNAVFLCKIAEKEKRFTFGAVLNELNEKLIRRHPHVFGEGKKINTSQELSHQWEEIKKREKGKDTRKSVLDGISKCLPALSRAQKVLKKIKNFGYLKDLPAGDLSCIHNENELGKHLLFLVGVAQKQGLDAEHALRKTLAHLEKDFQLFEKKAFINNEE, from the coding sequence ATGCAAGAATTTAATCAACTGATAGAAATTATTGAGCGTTTGCTAGCGCCTGAAGGCTGCCCTTGGGACCAAGCGCAAACGTTACATTCGCTAAGATCTTCGCTTTTAGAAGAATGCTGTGAAGTCATTGAAGCGATAGATTTAGGCCACAATAGCCATATTCAAGAAGAGCTAGGGGATCTTTTTTTTAATGCTGTTTTTCTGTGTAAGATAGCAGAAAAAGAGAAGCGTTTTACTTTTGGTGCTGTGCTTAACGAGCTTAATGAGAAATTAATCCGACGCCACCCGCATGTTTTTGGCGAGGGAAAAAAGATAAATACTTCTCAAGAGCTTTCCCATCAGTGGGAAGAAATAAAAAAGCGTGAAAAAGGTAAAGATACGCGCAAAAGTGTCCTGGATGGCATTTCTAAGTGTTTGCCTGCTTTATCACGCGCTCAAAAAGTTCTTAAAAAAATAAAAAATTTCGGATATTTAAAAGATTTACCGGCTGGTGATCTTTCTTGTATCCATAATGAAAATGAATTAGGTAAGCATCTTCTTTTCTTGGTAGGAGTAGCTCAAAAACAGGGTCTAGATGCTGAGCATGCTTTAAGAAAAACTCTCGCTCATTTAGAAAAAGATTTTCAACTTTTTGAAAAAAAAGCATTTATAAATAACGAGGAATAA
- a CDS encoding CPBP family intramembrane glutamic endopeptidase gives MQTLMVERLQIFTSASFIFIIFLLVAWKNDYFSSSRRLPESKQALAVKVWSCPFAIFFLLQILLVPASFKLWAFFYPHEEPFSPSSLTPEIQGWYTIYAIFVTGIGIGVYYFSLSKGNQEIILGVCASKGSLYKLQDFFIACLSGVLSYPLVIATGQFIALLLMLTYQNVEIEQVAVQQIRMATSSLPLLMTLSVCIIFIVPIIEELLFRGFLQNGLKKYMTSKQAIGLTSLIFALLHFSSLQGWGNVELIASLFVLSCFLGFIYERQQSIWASVSLHAIFNAVNIMLIFYTKRGV, from the coding sequence ATGCAAACATTGATGGTTGAGCGGTTACAGATTTTCACTAGCGCAAGCTTTATATTTATAATATTTTTGTTAGTGGCCTGGAAAAATGATTATTTTAGCTCCAGTAGAAGATTGCCTGAATCCAAGCAAGCGCTAGCTGTAAAGGTATGGAGTTGCCCTTTTGCTATTTTTTTTCTTTTGCAAATTCTACTCGTTCCCGCCTCTTTTAAGTTGTGGGCTTTTTTTTATCCTCACGAAGAGCCCTTTTCTCCTTCATCTCTTACTCCAGAAATACAAGGGTGGTACACCATCTACGCTATTTTTGTAACAGGCATAGGAATAGGTGTCTATTACTTTTCTTTATCTAAAGGAAACCAAGAGATAATTCTAGGAGTATGTGCTTCAAAGGGCAGCCTTTATAAACTACAAGATTTTTTTATTGCTTGCCTAAGTGGGGTGTTAAGTTATCCTTTAGTCATCGCAACAGGTCAATTTATTGCTCTTTTGTTAATGCTCACCTACCAAAATGTTGAAATTGAGCAAGTAGCTGTGCAGCAGATTAGGATGGCAACCTCTTCTCTACCTCTGCTAATGACTTTAAGTGTATGCATTATATTTATCGTCCCTATCATCGAAGAATTGCTTTTTAGAGGTTTTTTACAAAATGGATTAAAGAAATATATGACCTCCAAGCAAGCGATTGGATTGACTTCCTTAATCTTTGCCCTCTTACATTTTTCTTCCCTGCAGGGCTGGGGAAATGTTGAATTAATCGCTTCGCTTTTTGTCTTGTCTTGCTTTCTAGGATTCATTTACGAGCGGCAGCAATCGATTTGGGCATCTGTTAGCTTACATGCTATTTTCAATGCGGTTAATATTATGCTAATTTTTTATACAAAAAGAGGGGTTTAA
- a CDS encoding RluA family pseudouridine synthase, translated as MQWMVETAESGQKLVNFLKGKLGSRYSARQIKSSIEYNGCYVNHHLEHFASTVLAKGDKVSLPAGILENKPLVSFQFLLSQIIYEDKELLIYNKPAGVTSDGQVLIEALKAYNMRWELLHRLDRDTTGLLMFTQGKAFREKMVAAFKKQEIDKVYLALIDGVPRQESGSINNYLGKLHDYLGQSLWGAVPSAEGHHALTAWKVQKKGPKASLVHCYPRTGRTHQIRVHMSEMGHPILGDRQYGKLFHCSYYSPRCLLHAYELSFIHPTLLRKMHFQAPIPLDFQQAMAQVL; from the coding sequence ATGCAATGGATGGTGGAGACAGCAGAAAGTGGCCAAAAGCTGGTCAATTTTCTTAAAGGCAAGCTAGGTTCACGCTATTCTGCTCGCCAAATTAAGAGCAGTATTGAATATAATGGATGTTATGTGAATCATCACCTAGAGCATTTTGCTTCCACAGTTCTCGCTAAAGGAGATAAAGTTTCCTTGCCAGCAGGAATTCTAGAGAATAAACCTCTTGTTTCTTTCCAATTCTTACTTAGTCAGATTATTTATGAGGATAAAGAATTACTTATTTACAATAAGCCTGCAGGGGTAACCTCGGATGGTCAAGTATTGATAGAAGCTTTAAAAGCTTATAATATGAGGTGGGAGCTTTTACATCGGCTAGATCGGGATACGACCGGACTGTTGATGTTCACTCAAGGTAAGGCGTTTCGCGAGAAAATGGTGGCTGCTTTTAAAAAGCAGGAGATCGATAAAGTTTACTTAGCTCTTATTGATGGAGTTCCTAGGCAAGAATCAGGAAGTATTAATAACTATTTAGGTAAACTTCATGATTATCTTGGACAGTCATTATGGGGAGCTGTCCCTTCCGCTGAGGGCCATCATGCCCTTACGGCGTGGAAAGTTCAGAAAAAAGGCCCCAAAGCCTCTTTAGTGCACTGCTACCCGCGCACAGGCCGCACTCACCAAATCCGCGTGCACATGAGTGAAATGGGACACCCTATTTTGGGGGATCGGCAGTATGGGAAGCTCTTTCATTGTTCTTATTATAGCCCACGTTGTCTTTTACATGCTTATGAGCTATCCTTTATTCATCCCACTCTTCTACGCAAAATGCACTTTCAAGCCCCTATTCCTTTAGATTTTCAGCAAGCCATGGCGCAGGTGTTATGA
- the pheS gene encoding phenylalanine--tRNA ligase subunit alpha, producing MHSSIQAIHSDFTADITAVKTTAEIENLKIKYLGKKGLIQNLMKLLKEVNPEQRPAFGKEINELKEEVLHQIEEHEKQLIAKEEDQQLAQEKIDITLPGRRPPLGRKHIITQALDSILDILVGMGFSVQYGPDIDTDYYNFEALNFSSDHPARDMQDTFYITPDVLLRTHTSNVQVRVMEAHQPPIRIITPGKAYRNETITARSHVFFHQVEGLYIDKGVTFADLLATMQEFFKKLFRREIETRYRPSYFPFVEPGLEVDISCLSCKGKGCQLCKHSGWLEVAGAGMVHPEVLKNGGIDPEVYSGYAWGIGVERMVLLKHGVKDIRLFTENDLRFLEQFTHF from the coding sequence GTGCATAGCTCCATTCAAGCCATTCATAGCGACTTTACTGCCGATATAACTGCCGTAAAAACCACGGCAGAGATAGAAAATTTGAAAATAAAATATTTAGGGAAAAAGGGCCTTATCCAAAATTTGATGAAACTCTTAAAAGAGGTTAATCCTGAACAGCGGCCCGCCTTTGGCAAGGAAATTAATGAACTTAAAGAAGAAGTGTTGCATCAAATTGAGGAACATGAAAAGCAGCTGATAGCTAAAGAAGAAGATCAGCAATTGGCTCAAGAAAAAATCGACATTACTTTACCTGGCAGGCGACCTCCTCTTGGACGCAAGCATATAATTACACAAGCCTTAGATAGTATCCTAGATATTTTAGTAGGCATGGGCTTCTCTGTACAATATGGCCCTGACATTGATACCGATTATTACAACTTTGAAGCCCTTAATTTTTCCTCCGATCATCCAGCACGTGATATGCAAGATACTTTTTATATCACTCCTGATGTTCTTTTACGCACTCATACCAGTAATGTGCAAGTGCGCGTCATGGAGGCCCATCAGCCTCCTATTCGTATCATTACTCCTGGTAAAGCTTATCGCAATGAAACCATTACAGCTCGTTCTCATGTTTTCTTCCATCAGGTAGAAGGTCTATATATCGACAAAGGAGTGACCTTTGCCGATCTTTTAGCTACCATGCAAGAGTTTTTTAAAAAACTATTTCGACGAGAAATTGAGACTCGTTATCGCCCAAGTTACTTTCCTTTTGTTGAACCAGGCTTAGAGGTAGATATCTCCTGCCTTTCTTGCAAGGGAAAAGGATGTCAGCTCTGTAAGCACTCCGGATGGCTCGAAGTTGCAGGGGCTGGAATGGTACATCCCGAAGTATTAAAAAATGGAGGAATTGACCCGGAAGTGTATTCTGGATATGCTTGGGGAATAGGCGTAGAAAGAATGGTATTACTAAAACATGGAGTAAAAGATATTCGTCTATTTACAGAAAATGATCTACGTTTTTTAGAGCAATTCACCCATTTTTAA
- a CDS encoding NUDIX hydrolase — MEKQCTATAYIFDNEKVLLIFHRKLSKWLPPGGHMYPHETPPMAAKREAKEETGLEVEIILQENIWIERWNAHSFERPYLCLLEEIPPFGDQPAHQHVDFIYITRPIGGEIKENPCETNGIRWFTLEEIEALNPDGEIFVETQQTLRHLFLRGF; from the coding sequence ATGGAAAAACAATGCACCGCCACCGCTTATATTTTTGATAATGAAAAAGTCTTACTCATTTTTCACCGGAAATTAAGTAAATGGTTGCCGCCTGGAGGGCATATGTATCCTCACGAAACTCCCCCTATGGCAGCCAAACGAGAGGCTAAAGAAGAAACGGGTCTTGAGGTTGAGATTATTCTTCAAGAAAATATATGGATTGAGCGGTGGAATGCGCATAGTTTTGAACGTCCCTATCTATGCTTGTTAGAAGAGATTCCTCCTTTCGGAGATCAACCTGCCCATCAACATGTTGATTTTATTTATATTACCCGCCCCATAGGAGGCGAGATCAAAGAAAATCCTTGCGAGACTAATGGGATACGCTGGTTTACCCTAGAAGAAATAGAAGCTTTAAACCCTGACGGAGAGATTTTTGTGGAAACCCAGCAAACGCTTCGCCATCTTTTCTTAAGAGGCTTTTAA
- the rpmI gene encoding 50S ribosomal protein L35, which translates to MPKMKTKKAVAARFKLTATGKLKRGRPGKRHILNKKTPKRKRQLSKPALVNDAHLKTYKRLMCV; encoded by the coding sequence GTGCCTAAGATGAAAACAAAAAAGGCTGTTGCGGCCAGATTCAAATTGACGGCAACTGGTAAGCTCAAAAGAGGGCGTCCAGGTAAGCGGCATATTTTGAATAAAAAAACACCTAAGCGTAAACGCCAGCTATCCAAACCGGCGTTAGTTAATGATGCGCACTTGAAAACGTACAAACGATTAATGTGCGTATAA
- a CDS encoding Stp1/IreP family PP2C-type Ser/Thr phosphatase, with the protein MNLKYYKVSVYGISDKGLVRSNNEDFWTHVHELDFVVLTDGMGGHRAGEVAAREAAKALCEHLQQTLAIAGPSLSIDEAHGLIQLSIEHANHTVYELSKAEKEWRGMGTTLCCLLCHPQGIIYAHVGDSRIYRLHNARLRQLTKDHSLLRELVDLGQVNERSKDKFIYKNIITKAVGTEKSVEPSVHISDVAKNDIYLMCSDGLTDMLSTKEIESVLNSIQNIEVAAHILVAKANEKGGHDNITLVIVKIDETRE; encoded by the coding sequence ATGAACCTAAAGTATTATAAGGTCTCTGTTTACGGTATCTCAGACAAAGGCCTTGTACGCTCAAATAATGAAGATTTTTGGACGCATGTGCATGAGTTGGACTTTGTGGTTTTAACAGATGGAATGGGGGGGCATCGTGCAGGGGAAGTAGCTGCTCGTGAGGCAGCTAAAGCTCTTTGTGAGCACTTGCAGCAAACACTTGCTATCGCAGGCCCTTCGCTCTCAATTGATGAAGCTCATGGCCTTATTCAGCTATCTATCGAACATGCCAATCATACTGTCTATGAGCTGAGTAAAGCTGAAAAGGAGTGGCGGGGAATGGGAACCACCCTATGCTGCTTACTCTGCCATCCTCAGGGTATTATTTATGCTCACGTAGGGGACAGTAGAATTTATCGTTTACATAACGCTCGTCTTCGACAATTAACTAAAGATCATTCTTTGCTAAGGGAATTAGTGGACTTAGGTCAAGTGAATGAACGAAGTAAAGATAAATTTATCTATAAAAACATTATCACTAAAGCGGTAGGCACAGAAAAATCGGTGGAGCCTTCTGTGCATATTAGCGACGTAGCTAAAAATGACATTTACCTAATGTGCTCAGATGGCCTTACCGATATGCTGAGCACAAAAGAAATTGAATCCGTGCTCAACAGCATTCAAAATATTGAAGTCGCTGCTCACATTCTAGTTGCCAAAGCTAATGAAAAAGGCGGGCATGATAATATCACTTTAGTGATTGTTAAAATTGATGAAACTCGTGAATAG
- a CDS encoding threonine--tRNA ligase — protein MTNSLKTLRQSAAELLALAMCSLFPKAQLFQGEATDVGFYYDFFLPEAITHEQFLYIEERMRDFMRQSLSFKPMEMMRKNAIELFKHQGQSLKVILLKACAETLVHVCQVGEFYDWVAPPFVETTKQVGVFKLLEISSFKVSLAGRPNLSLTRIQGAVFPESYSLKQFLKKREIAKQCDHRQLGKQMNLFTILDETCPGCWTWYPKGVLLREILLNWLKAEYRQQGCQWITTPALLKQPFADSTEPLALRFESEGAAYALCATKASLHASLYKSKPHSYQELPLSYAEYAEFYNQGKEIHQWGMLRSRSFYADQSHIFCSAEQLLDVLISSLQFINKTIKIMGFEIQWHLIAKSTKYKKAPKKWEESQTNLVRALDVSGFKYVIDKEPQDYYGPAIEARFTDILGRDWKSSCIYIDLYHPDKMGLSYPGQDDKMHVPVMVGQAVLGSIERLTAILLEHYAGNLPLWLAPEQIRVIPEMNKNLDYALQVFEEIRRAGFRVSMDDSTHSAALKIQAAHQEKIPYLVRIGDKEEENRTVIFKKYQQESVQEEVLNKFLEQLKLENELKA, from the coding sequence ATGACTAATTCGCTAAAAACTCTAAGACAATCTGCTGCAGAGTTATTAGCGCTTGCTATGTGTAGCCTTTTTCCAAAAGCACAGCTATTCCAAGGGGAGGCCACAGATGTGGGCTTCTACTACGATTTTTTTCTTCCCGAAGCTATTACTCACGAGCAATTCTTGTATATCGAAGAGCGCATGCGTGACTTTATGCGGCAAAGCCTTTCGTTCAAGCCCATGGAAATGATGCGCAAAAATGCTATCGAGCTGTTTAAACATCAGGGGCAATCCCTTAAAGTTATTTTATTAAAAGCTTGTGCAGAGACCTTAGTGCATGTTTGTCAAGTGGGTGAGTTTTACGATTGGGTGGCGCCTCCTTTTGTTGAGACGACTAAGCAGGTGGGGGTCTTTAAATTATTAGAGATAAGCTCTTTTAAAGTTTCCTTGGCGGGTAGGCCTAATCTTTCCTTAACACGCATCCAAGGGGCCGTATTTCCTGAAAGCTATAGCCTTAAGCAATTCCTGAAGAAAAGAGAGATTGCCAAGCAATGCGATCATCGGCAACTGGGCAAGCAGATGAACCTATTTACTATCTTGGACGAGACGTGCCCGGGCTGCTGGACCTGGTACCCTAAAGGAGTTCTTCTTCGCGAAATACTACTAAATTGGTTGAAAGCCGAGTATCGACAGCAGGGATGTCAATGGATAACCACTCCCGCGTTGCTAAAGCAGCCTTTTGCCGATTCAACAGAGCCTTTGGCTTTACGTTTTGAGTCTGAAGGAGCAGCTTATGCTTTATGTGCGACTAAAGCATCTTTGCACGCCTCTCTTTACAAATCTAAGCCACATTCTTACCAAGAACTGCCCCTCTCTTACGCAGAATACGCTGAATTTTACAATCAGGGGAAAGAGATCCACCAGTGGGGAATGTTAAGGTCGCGTTCCTTTTATGCCGATCAGTCTCATATTTTCTGTTCTGCTGAGCAACTTTTAGATGTGCTCATTTCTTCCTTGCAATTCATTAATAAAACTATTAAGATAATGGGATTTGAGATCCAATGGCATCTGATTGCTAAAAGCACAAAGTATAAGAAAGCTCCTAAAAAGTGGGAGGAATCTCAAACTAATTTAGTCAGAGCCTTGGATGTAAGCGGCTTTAAATATGTGATTGACAAAGAGCCGCAAGATTATTATGGTCCTGCTATAGAGGCGCGATTCACCGATATCCTGGGGCGCGATTGGAAAAGCTCTTGCATTTATATTGATTTGTATCATCCCGATAAGATGGGCTTGTCCTATCCAGGGCAAGATGACAAAATGCATGTGCCGGTCATGGTAGGTCAAGCAGTACTAGGTTCAATTGAACGTTTAACAGCTATTCTCCTTGAACACTATGCCGGGAACCTGCCTTTATGGCTTGCTCCTGAACAGATACGCGTGATTCCGGAGATGAATAAAAACCTCGATTATGCTCTTCAGGTATTTGAGGAGATAAGAAGAGCTGGTTTCCGTGTGAGCATGGATGATTCTACTCACAGTGCTGCGCTAAAAATCCAGGCCGCTCACCAGGAGAAAATTCCTTATCTTGTAAGAATAGGGGATAAAGAAGAGGAAAATCGCACCGTTATATTTAAGAAATATCAGCAAGAAAGCGTGCAAGAGGAAGTTTTAAATAAATTTCTTGAGCAATTGAAATTAGAAAACGAATTAAAAGCTTAA
- the rplT gene encoding 50S ribosomal protein L20: MVRVTNAVASHRRKKRLLKRAKGFFGDRKNHLRLTSDAVNKALAYNYRHRKEKKREFRSLWIMRIGAAAKIHGISYSKFIHGLQKARCDLDRKMLADMAIRDPQGFAAVVSHAKQALV, from the coding sequence ATGGTTAGAGTAACCAATGCTGTTGCTTCACATCGTCGCAAAAAAAGACTACTTAAGAGAGCTAAAGGGTTTTTCGGTGATCGAAAAAACCACTTGCGTCTTACAAGTGATGCGGTTAATAAAGCGTTGGCCTATAATTACCGCCATCGCAAAGAGAAAAAACGCGAGTTCCGTAGCTTATGGATCATGCGAATTGGAGCCGCTGCGAAAATCCATGGAATTTCTTATAGCAAGTTTATTCATGGTTTGCAAAAAGCGCGATGTGATTTAGATAGAAAAATGTTAGCCGATATGGCTATTCGTGATCCCCAAGGCTTTGCTGCCGTGGTGAGTCATGCAAAACAAGCCCTTGTATAA
- a CDS encoding serpin family protein — protein MKHIFTKTWFKLVILGWISLFSLPIQSEEEKTSHDELNERLLVSQGANAFAVDMYNQLPPTNNLCFSPYSIFSSFAMAYTGADENTHKEISTAFHYPPSVDKLGKGLAELNHFFTFYPSSASDEIRVRVANSLWIQTNFPLLPSYKESMKKYFNGTFRVIDFKGQPETARATINAWVKHHTFGKIIDILHSQAIDSSTRMVLVSALYLKAKWKNPFDPHLTTQQPFFTEDGVVQTALSMTQTAYLPYLDTPEAAVVELPYILSRKEGPEFSMMIILPHQKEALREVEKGLTARKLEEWRKNLENTKVLITIPKFKVLQSSNLKDILEKMGMHTPFSEQANFSKITEFKGLKIGNVLHKVYLSMDENGSEAAAATSISMNVTSILEPKAPMVFQVDHPFIYMIYEKKTGTILFMGRVTDPNKS, from the coding sequence ATGAAGCACATCTTTACAAAAACTTGGTTTAAATTAGTGATATTAGGATGGATAAGTCTATTCTCCCTACCTATACAATCGGAGGAAGAAAAAACCTCTCATGATGAGCTGAATGAAAGACTTTTAGTCTCTCAAGGTGCAAATGCGTTTGCTGTAGATATGTACAATCAGCTGCCCCCCACGAATAACCTTTGCTTTTCCCCCTATAGTATTTTTTCTTCTTTTGCCATGGCTTATACCGGAGCTGATGAAAATACTCATAAAGAAATCTCTACTGCTTTTCACTATCCTCCCTCTGTTGATAAATTGGGAAAAGGCTTAGCAGAGCTAAACCATTTCTTTACTTTTTATCCAAGCAGTGCTTCTGATGAAATACGCGTTAGAGTAGCCAATTCTTTGTGGATTCAAACCAATTTCCCGTTACTGCCTTCTTACAAAGAAAGTATGAAAAAATATTTTAATGGCACATTTAGAGTCATCGACTTTAAAGGACAACCTGAAACTGCACGGGCTACCATTAATGCTTGGGTTAAGCATCATACCTTTGGCAAGATCATTGATATTTTGCATTCCCAAGCCATAGACTCATCAACCCGCATGGTCCTAGTGAGTGCTCTCTATTTGAAAGCAAAATGGAAAAACCCCTTTGATCCCCATTTAACTACTCAACAACCTTTCTTTACAGAGGATGGGGTCGTTCAGACAGCTTTATCCATGACTCAAACAGCTTATCTTCCTTATTTAGATACCCCGGAAGCAGCCGTTGTGGAACTTCCTTACATTCTCTCGCGAAAAGAAGGTCCTGAATTTTCTATGATGATTATTTTACCTCATCAAAAAGAGGCCTTGAGGGAAGTAGAAAAAGGGTTAACGGCAAGAAAGCTAGAGGAATGGAGAAAAAATTTAGAAAATACTAAGGTCCTTATAACGATTCCTAAATTTAAAGTTCTCCAATCTAGCAATCTAAAAGATATCTTAGAAAAGATGGGAATGCACACGCCTTTTAGTGAGCAAGCTAATTTTTCAAAGATAACTGAATTTAAAGGGTTAAAGATTGGAAATGTTTTACATAAAGTCTATCTATCTATGGATGAGAATGGTAGCGAAGCTGCAGCAGCCACCTCCATTAGCATGAATGTTACCTCAATTTTGGAGCCGAAAGCTCCTATGGTTTTTCAAGTAGACCATCCTTTTATTTATATGATTTATGAGAAAAAGACAGGTACTATCCTCTTTATGGGAAGGGTAACCGACCCTAATAAAAGTTAG